One Vanessa atalanta chromosome 6, ilVanAtal1.2, whole genome shotgun sequence genomic window carries:
- the LOC125064848 gene encoding protein claret segregational-like: MSRIPKFPSTATKENKPTFTNGRNTTRTLGIGLSDADKKSLLLNHTKPMRSTTSANTVAAPRLKRSATAPSSATVPNKTTKVEKKTTTVAPRIAPYDYKARFNDLVEKHKAMKSELNDLRDKHLEVSDEYEKVKETVEGSITERDTLKDKLLNTLKDLRQKSNEYESLKLDYEIQKRENEELNNKSKLLDDVTKSLKLKIMEFDKLKTEFDDLTRRHKSLNEETEALRVLTDHLKKISVEYDKLQLDYKDAVSTITKNKTDSEALQNILATMYRDQRVLRNTVQDLKGNIRVYCRVRPPLESEASKPLYNLNVLDACSIEVEKIELLNSARKGKSQHSFSFDGIFTPHSSQEDVFAEVSPMVQSALDGYNVCIFAYGQTGSGKTYTMEGGCGVEQYGIIPRAINMIFTCMEDLKRMGWELTIKASFLEIYNEIIYDLLNSSKEQESHDIKMVNSKGTDLYVSNLKEEEVKSSHDFIRLLIFAQRNRQTAATLNNERSSRSHSVAQIKIAAINEKRKEKFTSNLNLVDLAGSESGKTTQRMDETKHINRSLSELSKVILSLQTNQSHIPYRNSKLTHLLMPSLGGNSKTLMLVNVNQFDESFNETLNSLRFATKVNSCRTVKAKKNITMVDSL; the protein is encoded by the coding sequence atgTCTCGCATTCCGAAATTTCCTTCTACTGCTACAAAAGAGAATAAACCCACATTTACAAATGGGCGTAATACAACGCGAACATTAGGCATTGGGCTCAGTGACGCTGATAAAAAAAGCTTACTATTAAATCATACAAAACCAATGCGAAGTACAACATCCGCCAACACTGTAGCTGCGCCCCGCCTTAAAAGATCAGCTACAGCACCTTCCTCCGCTACGGTACCTAATAAAACAACTAAAGTCGAAAAAAAGACGACTACTGTAGCACCTAGGATTGCTCCTTATGATTACAAAGCCAGATTCAATGACTTGGTGGAAAAACATAAAGCCATGAAAAGTGAATTGAATGATTTAAGGGACAAACATTTGGAAGTATCAGACGAATATGAAAAAGTTAAAGAAACAGTTGAAGGAAGTATTACTGAAAGAGATACATTGaaggataaattattaaacactcTCAAAGACTTGAGACAGAAGTCTAATGAATATGAAAGCCTAAAGCTGGATTATGAAATACAGAAACGGGAGAATgaggaattaaataataaaagtaaactttTAGATGACGTAACTAAAAGcttgaagttaaaaataatggaaTTTGATAAACTTAAAACAGAATTTGATGATTTGACTCGACGTCATAAAAGTCTTAATGAAGAAACTGAGGCTTTAAGGGTTTTGACTGATCACCTTAAGAAAATATCTGTAGAATATGACAAATTGCAATTAGATTATAAGGATGCAGTTTccacaataacaaaaaataaaacagactcTGAGgctttgcaaaatattttagcGACTATGTATAGAGATCAAAGAGTTTTACGGAACACAGTGCAAGATTTAAAAGGTAATATTAGGGTCTACTGTAGAGTACGACCTCCACTTGAGTCAGAAGCATCCAAGCCTTTGTACAATCTTAATGTCCTTGATGCATGTTCTATAGAAGTTGAAAAGATTGAACTTCTGAATTCTGCAAGAAAAGGAAAATCACAACATTCTTTCTCATTTGATGGGATATTTACACCACACTCCTCTCAAGAGGATGTCTTTGCTGAAGTGTCTCCAATGGTACAATCTGCACTAGATGGTTATAATGTGTGTATTTTTGCATATGGTCAAACTGGCTCTGGAAAAACTTATACCATGGAAGGTGGTTGTGGAGTTGAACAGTATGGTATTATACCACGagcaataaatatgatattcacATGTATGGAAGATCTTAAAAGAATGGGATGGGAATTGACAATTAAAGCATCCTTTTTagaaatttacaatgaaataatttatgatttgttAAACTCAAGTAAGGAACAAGAAAGTCATGACATAAAGATGGTTAATTCGAAAGGCACAGATTTGTATGTATCCAACTTGAAAGAAGAAGAAGTGAAGAGCTCTCATGATTTCATCAGATTGTTGATATTTGCTCAACGTAACAGACAAACTGCGGCTACATTGAACAACGAGAGGAGCTCCAGATCTCATTCAGTTGCACAAATTAAAATAGCAGCTATTAATGAAAAGCGTAAGGAAAAATTTactagtaatttaaatttggtgGACTTAGCTGGATCTGAGAGTGGGAAAACCACTCAAAGAATGGATGAAACAAAACACATTAACAGATCACTTTCGGAACTTTCAAAGGTGATATTATCTCTACAGACTAATCAGTCCCATATCCCATACAGAAATTCTAAGCTTACACATTTACTAATGCCAAGTCTAGGTGGCAATTCAAAAACTCTTATGTTGGTTAATGTTAATCAATTTGATGAAAGTTTCAATGAGACTCTTAACTCCTTAAGATTTGCCACAAAAGTTAACAGCTGCCGAACTGTAAAAGccaagaaaaatataacaatggttgactcattataa
- the LOC125064901 gene encoding 7SK snRNA methylphosphate capping enzyme bin3-like, whose amino-acid sequence MGSSEENVITGENKSECEIVENDAGDISENDNTDITEQSLNMSASSNVPPNDANSSKEVDNSAAGSSKKTKKKFRHGKKGHVPSKDNQERCTVRRLHHSGTKFKQSKKRAQSFPSISKFFLPYKRPRKEAFIPPTKFLLGGNISDPLNLNSLQDEDVNRAMNAVTPESSPLPTPPRHKAKIDVIIPPNIRDPLNLMEPLDNEEYEKRLEMQQRKPRKKPRIRRRTTETTITTVEVVTEKEEGIKEPLPPEPSTSASASISKSRKRSCSESENSLLKGKDGKKLRRMDSLDKIVSPVVPQPGAWMRARPQQRTATQERPASPHRTKLKSVSEEEQKMPTFHPKNSRYQYGNYDRYYGYRNLNAMMDIRLQVFEMHRHLFQNKDVLDIGCNVGHISIAVARTLGAKSVVGMDIDPVLIGRARKNLRSFIPVPSEQPKTEDDKKTEGDEKKIDCDKCEEKKCEDCISTDPKHDKEDDPKKTLTGRKLRKPRKNRKSIHKQEHGQCFFPMSMSMMFGPLGDPKAEDSMPGFPYNVTFKQGNYVPREDVAIGSGMESPQFDLILCLSTTKWLHLNWGDSGLKRAFRRMFADLRPGGKLVLEAQNWASYKKKKRLTPTIYENFNSIELFPNKFREYLLSPEVGFSKCCILGVPQHASKGFRRPIQLYIKGDFTPSKARWSDAYAPSSHHRPEAEPPRRTVYAPVAPAYRPSDDAPSCGAVTPYSPNLDCYADDSPFYNPRSDSYAPSYQPQRPTVYATLPSPLGSASPAASPAASPAPHASPAPDPLSARGFPTHDD is encoded by the exons atgggTAGCTCAGAAGAAAATGTTATTACTGGTGAAAATAAAAGTGAGTGTGAAATCGTCGAAAATGACGCCGGTGATATTTCGGAAAATGATAACACAGACATTACGGAACAATCACTAAATATGAGTGCATCATCAAATGTACCTCCGAACGATGCCAATTCTTCAAAGGAGGTCGATAATTCTGCTGCTGGAAGCTCAAAGAAAACGAAAAAGAAATTCAGACACGGTAAAAAAGGTCATGTTCCTTCTAAGGACAATCAGGAAAGATGTACCGTTCGAAGGCTTCATCATTCTGgcacaaaatttaaacaaagtaagAAACGAGCACAAAGTTTTCCTTCTATATCAAAATTCTTTCTACCTTATAAAAGGCCGCGCAAGGAAGCTTTTATTCCTCCTACTAAATTTCTCCTCGGTGGTAACATATCTGATCCTCTAAATCTTAATAGCCTGCAAGATGAAGATGTGAATAGAGCAATGAATGCTGTTACACCAGAATCTTCACCACTTCCAACACCACCAAGGCATAAGGCTAAGATAGATGTTATTATACCACCTAATATTAGAGATCCTCTTAATCTAATGGAACCCTTAGATAATGAAGAATATGAGAAAAGACTAGAAATGCAGCAACGGAAGCCTCGTAAGAAACCACGAATAAGACGTCGTACAACTGAGACAACCATAACTACAGTTGAAGTTGTAACAGAAAAAGAAGAAGGCATTAAAGAGCCTCTACCACCTGAACCATCTACATCTGCATCTGCATCTATTTCAAAATCACGTAAGAGATCATGCAGTGAAAGTGAAAATAGCTTACTGAAGGGTAAAGATGGCAAAAAGTTGCGACGGATGGACTCGTTGGATAAAATTGTTAGTCCTGTAGTTCCACAGCCTGGTGCTTGGATGCGGGCTCGTCCACAACAGAGAACAGCTACACAAGAACGACCAGCTTCACCACACAGGACTAAGCTAAAAAGTGTATCAGAAGAAGAACAAAAAATGCCAACATTTCATCCAAAAAATTCAAGATATCAATATGGAAATTATGATAg GTATTATGGATATCGTAACTTGAATGCCATGATGGATATAAGGCTGCAAGTGTTTGAAATGCACCGGCATCTATTTCAGAACAAGGATGTTCTAGACATTGGATGCAATGTAGGGCATATCTCTATAGCGGTAGCACGCACACTTGGTGCTAAATCAGTTGTTGGAATGGATATCGACCCAGTTCTTATTG GGAGAGCAAGAAAAAACCTAAGATCTTTTATACCAGTTCCATCAGAACAACCAAAGACAGAGGATGATAAGAAAACTGAAGGAGATGAAAAAAAGATTGATTGTGATAAatgtgaagaaaaaaaatgtgaagATTGTATTTCTACAGATCCGAAACATGATAAGGAAGATGATCCTAAGAAGACATTAACCGGGAGAAAATTACGAAAACCGAGAAAGAATAGAAAGTCAATTCATAAACAGGAACATGGGCAATGCTTCTTCCCTATGTCAATGTCCATGATGTTTGGTCCACTTGGTGATCCAAAGGCTGAAGATTCAATGCCTGGGTTTCCCTATAATGTCACATTTAAACAG GGTAACTATGTACCTCGTGAGGATGTAGCAATAGGATCTGGAATGGAAAGTCCACAGTTTGACCTGATTCTATGCCTATCTACCACAAAATGGCTTCACCTCAACTGGGGTGACTCGGGCCTAAAACGTGCGTTTCGAAGAATGTTTGCTGATCTTCGTCCTGGAGGAAAACTCGTGTTAGAAGCCCAGAACTGGGCTAGCTATAAGAAGAAGAAGCGCTTAACA ccaactatttatgaaaatttcaattcaatagAGCTTTTTCCTAACAAATTTCGAGAATATCTCCTATCGCCGGAAGTCGGATTCAGCAAATGTTGCATTTTGGGAGTACCACAACACGCAAGTAAAGGTTTCCGGAGGCCTATACAACTGTACATCAAGGGTGACTTCACCCCGAGCAAAGCGCGGTGGTCAGACGCGTACGCGCCGTCGTCGCACCACCGGCCCGAGGCGGAGCCGCCGCGCCGGACGGTGTACGCGCCGGTCGCGCCCGCCTACCGGCCCAGCGACGACGCGCCGTCCTGCGGGGCCGTGACGCCCTACTCGCCGAACCTGGACTGTTACGCCGACGACTCCCCGTTCTACAACCCGCGCAGCGACTCGTATGCGCCGTCGTACCAGCCGCAGCGGCCGACGGTGTACGCCACGCTGCCGTCGCCGCTGGGCAGTGCGTCGCCCGCCGCGTCGCCGGCCGCGTCCCCCGCGCCGCACGCGTCGCCCGCGCCCGACCCGCTGTCGGCGCGTGGCTTCCCGACGCACGACGACTGA